From the genome of Bos indicus isolate NIAB-ARS_2022 breed Sahiwal x Tharparkar chromosome 2, NIAB-ARS_B.indTharparkar_mat_pri_1.0, whole genome shotgun sequence:
AATCCTGTGGTATTTATACAGAtctggttttcttgcctgggaaattccatgcacagaggagcctggagggctacagtacatggggtcgcaaaagagttggatacaacttagtgacaaaacaactAGTCTGGTACCTCTAAAACAGAGTATGTGGTTAATTGGTTATTACTGATTTTAGTAGATTCATAGAAGTATCAGGTGTTCATTGATTTCTTTTCTAAGATCTGATAAAACCTATTTGTATTAAGCTATTCCACGTTTTTTCAGAAGATCTACAACAGACTCCACAGTTTAAATTTCTTGATTCCcatcccttttttctctttttgaacgTTAGGATATTTGCCACTTACAGTCCTTTTGTACCTttgccattttctgtttttcctcagaTTTGTCAGCGATGGTTCTATAattatattcacaggttctgttTCAGGGATGTGAGTCATTTAGCTTAGAGACTTGAACCCATTTAAGGTAGCCAGTCTCTTCACCTATTTTACATTTTGATCAGTTTTAACATTACTTTTTCTGGTCTAAAAATCATTCTCTTGAGACAAAAGATGGAAGCAGAATAGAAGCTGTGTAGTACTGTTTCCTTCCTGTTGTCTTTGGCATATCATTGTAGCCAATCTGTGATGCTAACCTTTCCTTATTTTTGCTCTAAGCTTAgacacaatttaaaaacaaaaattaatggtTTTACTTTTGCCTTTCAGGGAGGGTTTTTTtatgaaaagataattttcatatgagaaatatattcttttaggTGTACCCTTAGTAACTATTGGTTACCCTTAGTAACTTATAAAGAATCTTACTCATCAAGgtctcttcctttatttattcattatcgGCTACTAATTCTTCCTATTAgtcactttatattttatatcatgtaACTCAGTCACCTCGTGTGTATATTCTGCCACACAGGAAGTTGAGTTTTcatgaaaactgttttttttctcccttttttaacCTGAGCATGCTTTGATCTCTAATTAACAAAATTCATTTCTGCTCTTGTATTTACTGTAGCTCACACATGTGCTCAATTCCCAGTTTCAGCAGCAGATGTCTTCCCTGAGCTGCTTTTAGGCTTTGCTAAGAATTCTCAGATCCAGCTAATGAAttatgtgttttttatttctaaaaggcCATTCAgggttttgttgtgtgtgtgtttccttcatAATATGATTCTTATAAGAAGTAGAAACTATAAAAGATGTTAGGAATGCTTTTATCTAAAACTTCatggatgaagaaaattaaaCGTAATCAACTTGTCTAAGGTGCTGCAGTTAAAACCAAGTTCTCAAATTATTAATAACTAGTAAATGACACAGACTGGATTTGTTCCACGTCTGGCAGTGCAAGTTAAAATGACAAACCGATGAATAAAAAATTCTGTGCCAGAAGTTCAACCAACTCTTTGAGCAAGCTTGGGCAgccatgatcttatttacaaattcATTAAAGTTTAGGTTCCTGGATTAAAGTCCCATGCCTCTAGTTTACACATGCTCTTTGAGAAACACAAGGTTCATGTACCCAAGactgttttcatttgctttttcttcctctaGGAAACCTGCCTCTGCTCAGTAAATGCCTGGTATGAGCCATTTAACAAAGAGCTGTAATTCCAAGATCCAGTTCTTTTGTGTGATATCCAGATAGTCTCTTCCCGACCCCCTTTCATCAAGACAGTTTCCTGATCAGTGCAAAATTGTGGCTGCATttaactaaagtgaaagtgaaagtgttagttactcagtcatgtctgtggcccggtggtctatagcccaccaggctcctttgtccatggtattctccaggcaagaatactggagtgggttgccatgccctcctccaggggatcctcccaacccagggattgaacctgggtctcctgcattgcaggcagattgtttaccatgggaagcaccagggaagcccacatttaaCTAAGCCAAACTGTAAATGGCAGTCTTAGCTTATCTTCAGATGTGATCATTATTTGATACTCTTATTTTTAGACCTCATATCACTGTTGTTCTGCCTTGAAGACAAGGTtaatgcttgtttgttttgtttatttcattcttgGCATAGCTTAACATGCAGTTAGGAACTAAATAAATTCTTATGGTAGCATTGTTTTTTTGTATGGTGACATTGTATTTTTCTAAACCACAagtttattgatttattaattttatttcatttgactgTCTTAACATTTAACCAGTGTGCtggattgttttaattttcaactctacaaaaatgattttttattagTAGTAGAATAGTTTTgcccaaataaagaaaattggATAATCTTAATACATAATTCTTAATTTATTAAGAGATGATTTTTGATACATGATataaagttctttatataattctggtatatttatattttcttcatcatCTTACTCATCATTATATTAAAATTGTGCCATTTCTACTATACGTAACTGATTTGCTCTTCAGTTTTGTCACCTTCATTTTCGGTGAGGAGAAGTGTATCTAGTAAAATGATGGATGAAGACTGAACGGTTGAACCTCGGAGCCTCATTGGACTCTGGTACATGGCAGGATTAATGCCATTTCGCATTCCATGTTTCATAAAAAATATAGAATTCTCTGCCATTGGATTCTGGAAGTAGATATTACTGGAGCATTTTCCAAGGGCTTTTACTGATGTGGGGGCTCGGTAATTGCAGGTGAGGTACCGGCCAAATGCATCCCGAAATGTCTTGTTGAAGAGAGTGTAGACCAGAGGATTCACTCCTGAGGAAACATAGCCTATCCACACAAATATCTCCAGGAGCATGTTGAGAGTCGTCTGGTTGCATGAGTCACATAAAACTAAAGTTACATTTGTAATAAAAAAGGGGCACCACATaagtaaaaagaggaaaaatacaaTCCCGAGAACCTTTGAGGCTCTCTGTTCATTGGAAATGGTCTGCACTGACTTTTTCCCTACTGTGGACATTCTTCGCATAAGTATGTCAGCACTTGCATTGGGCAGAGTTTTGTCCTTGTGAAAGCCATCCAGCATTGCCACTTTTTCTGGTGATGAGCAAGGTGTTTCATCCCTTTGGAAAACTGTGGACACAGTCAACCATGTTAGGCGTTGAGGTGGCTTGTTTTTGACCAAGTAAGCTTTCTTCTGTAAAGCATGGATAGTGAGAAAGTAGGTGACAATCATGATGGCCAGAGGTGTGAAGAAGGAAGCCAGTGAGCCAAAGAGCATGAAACTGCCAAAACGATCCTTTGTCAGCCCGCAGGTGATGTTGTTTGGGTTAGCCACATCAGTTTCTATCCCTTTAATAGGAACTGGAAGGGCAATGCCTAAGGAAAACAAGATAAACTGAGTTATGACCTTTGATTAGATCCTTTTAAAGTTTGTCTTACTGACATTTCACTGTTAGTATATGTTAATTCCTGGTACCCGAAGGCAGAATCAAAGCACTTAATCAATGGAAGATTTGACAAACAGAATCTAAGTAGGCAAACCTGCTGTTTTTAAAG
Proteins encoded in this window:
- the HTR2B gene encoding 5-hydroxytryptamine receptor 2B isoform X1 gives rise to the protein MYLHFHFIELEILFLRKESTLALSVWHGYKALKKQMTSLATDHADQCLESDQIKEKQRMAFSFRIFEQRTSPGHVLLSSFDHLISSNWSGLQTESITEKMKQTGEEQGNKPRWAALLILMVIIPTIGGNILVILAVSLEKKLQYATNYFLMSLAVADLLVGLFVMPIALLTIMFEAMWPLPLVLCPAWLFLDVLFSTASILHLCAISVDRYIAIKKPIQANQYNSRATAFIKIIVVWLISIGIALPVPIKGIETDVANPNNITCGLTKDRFGSFMLFGSLASFFTPLAIMIVTYFLTIHALQKKAYLVKNKPPQRLTWLTVSTVFQRDETPCSSPEKVAMLDGFHKDKTLPNASADILMRRMSTVGKKSVQTISNEQRASKVLGIVFFLFLLMWCPFFITNVTLVLCDSCNQTTLNMLLEIFVWIGYVSSGVNPLVYTLFNKTFRDAFGRYLTCNYRAPTSVKALGKCSSNIYFQNPMAENSIFFMKHGMRNGINPAMYQSPMRLRGSTVQSSSIILLDTLLLTENEGDKTEEQISYV
- the HTR2B gene encoding 5-hydroxytryptamine receptor 2B isoform X2, encoding MKQTGEEQGNKPRWAALLILMVIIPTIGGNILVILAVSLEKKLQYATNYFLMSLAVADLLVGLFVMPIALLTIMFEAMWPLPLVLCPAWLFLDVLFSTASILHLCAISVDRYIAIKKPIQANQYNSRATAFIKIIVVWLISIGIALPVPIKGIETDVANPNNITCGLTKDRFGSFMLFGSLASFFTPLAIMIVTYFLTIHALQKKAYLVKNKPPQRLTWLTVSTVFQRDETPCSSPEKVAMLDGFHKDKTLPNASADILMRRMSTVGKKSVQTISNEQRASKVLGIVFFLFLLMWCPFFITNVTLVLCDSCNQTTLNMLLEIFVWIGYVSSGVNPLVYTLFNKTFRDAFGRYLTCNYRAPTSVKALGKCSSNIYFQNPMAENSIFFMKHGMRNGINPAMYQSPMRLRGSTVQSSSIILLDTLLLTENEGDKTEEQISYV